In the Sarcophilus harrisii chromosome 1, mSarHar1.11, whole genome shotgun sequence genome, one interval contains:
- the FANCD2OS gene encoding FANCD2 opposite strand protein gives MAGYQLWSPWTPLDESFQWLRHTTPTPSSKHPFRASHCFPHTPSDLEVQLCFQEVTLVLDSPFLEPGVSPKLPCHTSELRTMNSKKGLVRKPQPVRLSGVDSVFGRIITAQPPKWTGTFRVSDKSAFCKIISREHQWPTGLKEPQIQMTVTMCKQMLRSILLLYATYKKCTFALQHSK, from the coding sequence ATGGCAGGATATCAGCTTTGGTCACCATGGACCCCACTGGATGAGAGTTTCCAGTGGCTGCGACATACAACACCTACCCCTTCTTCCAAGCACCCCTTTAGGGCCTCTCACTGCTTTCCACACACTCCTTCAGACCTAGAAGTGCAGCTTTGCTTCCAAGAGGTCACCCTTGTCCTAGACAGCCCCTTTCTAGAACCCGGGGTGAGCCCCAAGTTGCCCTGTCACACATCAGAGCTCCGAACGATGAACAGTAAGAAAGGTCTCGTCAGGAAGCCTCAGCCTGTCCGCCTCAGTGGAGTGGACTCTGTCTTTGGCAGGATCATCACGGCTCAGCCCCCAAAGTGGACGGGGACATTTCGAGTTTCAGACAAATCAGCATTTTGCAAAATCATCAGTCGGGAGCATCAATGGCCCACTGGACTAAAGGAGCCTCAAATCCAAATGACAGTGACTATGTGTAAGCAGATGCTACGGTCTATCCTGTTACTGTATGCAACTTACAAGAAGTGTACTTTTGCCTTGCAACACTCCAAGTAA
- the BRK1 gene encoding protein BRICK1: MAGQEDPVQREIHQDWANREYIEIITSSIKKIADFLNSFDMSCRSRLATLNEKLTALERRIEYIEARVTKGETLT, from the exons ATGGCGGGGCAGGAGGATCCGGTGCAGCGGGAGATCCACCAGGACTGGGCGAATCGCGAGTACATCGAGATCATCACTAGCAGCATCAAAAAGATCGCGGACTTCCTTAACTCGTTCG ATATGTCCTGTCGTTCAAGGCTTGCAACACTAAATGAGAAATTGACAGCCCTGGAACGAAGAATCGAGTACATTGAAGCAAGG GTAACAAAGGGAGAGACCCTTACCTAG